From a single Rutidosis leptorrhynchoides isolate AG116_Rl617_1_P2 chromosome 5, CSIRO_AGI_Rlap_v1, whole genome shotgun sequence genomic region:
- the LOC139848630 gene encoding uncharacterized protein has protein sequence MFLCFTYTILFTPYLIFNHFAKLYKKRTSDRLFLSKSSRQIQPKQITAAQADLLEAKFTEKEVFDALHECDSSKAPGPDGINFKFFKKHWSLIKVDLINALNWFWNKCEISRGCNASFVTLVPKKSDPMRLNDFRTISLINCYYKILAKILSTRIRGVILGLIGCEQSAFLKGCFILDGALIVNESKDYLCNKKKKSSIFKVDFKKTFDSLNWEFLLDMMERMGFGIKWRKWILACLSSASVSILVNGSPTEEFFLERGVRQGDPLSPFLFIIAAEGLNLLTKSAIANGLYKGVEIGKDKVMISHLQYADDTIFFEEVENMANRIECKVGELPFTYLGLPMGRNMNKVDSWKPVVDKFGARLSEWKARTTSIGGWWWRFKSEPNTLWANVISSIHGSDGLLASSDVTRPKGKCGVWFNIVRAGWDIEKLIPNFRSSFIRDIGDGSSTSFWLDPWLTDTSLKACYARLFHLENSKAASVRDRVSWTDQQPTFSWNWRRSPSRRACDELNELSNRLSLYVKSNRCHDAWSWKLSSNGTFCTKTMSRLLDDYSFRSSSNPNHETLRNNCVPLKVEVFIWRLIRRRLPVRVELDKRGIDLHSVRCPLYDDDIESLDHAFIFCKQAMEVWERVYKWWGFGGVSNLSINEAFRGKSQAPLSPVSSKLWQAVEWTSAYLIWWNRNQKVFSNKSWAGASALLEIQLKSYDWISKRFKKKKIDWFEWLANPCSCG, from the exons ATGTTTTTATGCTTTACATACACTATATTGTTTACTCCTTATCTCATATTCAATCATTTCGCGAAGTTATATAAGAAGAGAACATCTGATCGGTTGTTTCTGTCCAAGTCTTCTCGGCAAATCCAGCCTAAGCAAATCACAGCAGCCCAAGCTGACCTTTTGGAAGCTAAGTTCACAGAAAAGGAAGTTTTTGATGCCTTGCACGAGTGTGACAGCTCGAAGGCCCCGGGTCCTGACGGTATTAATTTTAAATTCTTCAAGAAACACTGGAGCTTGATTAAGGTGGACCTTATTAACGCGTTAAATTGGTTCTGGAATAAGTGTGAAATCTCAAGGGGTTGCAATGCATCTTTTGTAACACTTGTACCAAAGAAGAGCGATCCTATGCGTCTTAATGACTTTCGGACCATTAGTTTGATAAACTGCTATTATAAGATCCTTGCTAAGATTCTTTCGACTCGCATTAGAGGTGTTATCCTGGGTCTTATCGGTTGTGAACAAAGTGCATTTCTTAAGGGTTGTTTTATCTTAGATGGCGCTCTCATCGTCAACGAGTCTAAAGATTACCTATGTAATAAGAAAAAGAAGAGCTCCATCTTTAAAGTAGATTTCAAGAAAACTTTTGATAGCTTAAATTGGGAGTTCTTATTAGATATGATGGAAAGGATGGGCTTTGGAATTAAATGGAGGAAATGGATCTTAGCTTGTTTGTCTTCTGCTTCCGTCTCTATTCTTGTCAATGGGTCCCCTACGGAGGAATTTTTCCTTGAAAGAGGAGTGCGACAGGGTGATCCCTTGTCACCCTTCCTATTTATCATCGCAGCTGAGGGTCTTAACTTATTAACCAAATCTGCTATCGCTAATGGTCTTTATAAAGGGGTGGAGATAGGTAAAGACAAGGTCATGATATCACACCTACAATACGCGGACGACACCATCTTCTTTG AAGAGGTTGAAAACATGGCCAACAGAATTGAATGCAAAGTTGGTGAACTCCCGTTTACCTACTTAGGTCTCCCTATGGGGCGTAATATGAATAAAGTTGATAGTTGGAAACCGGTGGTGGATAAATTTGGTGCGAGACTTTCGGAGTGGAAAGCTAGAACGACTTCAATTGGTGGATG GTGGTGGCGCTTCAAATCGGAGCCCAACACCTTGTGGGCTAATGTTATTTCTTCGATACATGGGTCTGATGGTTTATTGGCTTCTTCGGATGTCACTAGACCAAAAGGCAAATGTGGTGTTTGGTTTAATATTGTTCGTGCAGGGTGGGACATTGAAAAGCTAATTCCCAATTTTCGCAGCTCCTTCATTAGAGATATTGGAGACGGGTCATCTACTTCCTTTTGGCTGGATCCATGGCTGACTGACACATCTTTAAAGGCCTGTTACGCGAGACTTTTTCATCTTGAAAATTCGAAAGCAGCCTCTGTTCGTGACCGAGTTAGCTGGACTGATCAGCAGCCGACTTTTTCATGGAATTGGAGACGTTCTCCGAGCAGAAGAGCCTGTGATGAGCTAAATGAATTATCTAATCGTTTATCTTTGTATGTTAAATCCAACAGGTGCCATGATGCTTGGTCTTGGAAGTTATCCTCCAATGGTACCTTCTGCACAAAAACCATGTCGAGATTGCTAGACGATTATTCTTTTCGTAGCAGCAGCAACCCAAATCATGAGACGTTGAGAAACAATTGTGTTCCATTGAAAGTCGAAGTGTTCATATGGCGGTTGATTAGAAGACGGCTACCGGTCCGCGTGGAGTTAGATAAAAGAGGTATCGATCTACACTCAGTGCGTTGCCCCCTTTACGATGATGATATCGAATCCCTAGACCATGCCTTTATTTTTTGTAAACAAGCTATGGAGGTATGGGAAAGGGTTTATAAATGGTGGGGTTTTGGTGGTGTCTCAAATCTAAGTATCAACGAGGCATTTAGAGGGAAGAGTCAAGCTCCGTTATCTCCCGTTAGCTCCAAATTATGGCAAGCGGTTGAGTGGACGAGTGCCTATCTAATATGGTGGAATCGTAATCAAAAAGTGTTCTCAAATAAATCGTGGGCTGGTGCAAGTGCGCTCCTCGAGATTCAATTGAAATCATACGACTGGATTTCCAAACGATTCAAAAAGAAAAAGATCGATTGGTTTGAGTGGCTGGCCAATCCCTGTTCATGTGGCTAA